The proteins below are encoded in one region of Phosphitispora fastidiosa:
- a CDS encoding HD-GYP domain-containing protein, with amino-acid sequence MMRLVPIEIVRPPAYLARSIFDREGKIILNKGTPLHGHYLERLKELGITSVYVEGGSAFMELDEMAIEGTRIEAVKHMKKALLKFKSGGNPEQRKLRAKAGELFDEIILNRCVMGHLIHIMSIKDHTFGHSINVCILSALTGISLGYVRSRLLELGTAALLHDVGKVLVVDRIIGKQEVLPEEEYKIVQKHVAYGYEVLSSTEDISQAVAETALYHHERCSGRGYPKGLSGNTIPEFARIVGIADVYDALCEDRPYRSRLTPGEVINIIRNLQKEEFDQDIAGVFESSITPYALGSSVVLNTGCRGVVTCIAENYPAQPRVQLLYDAKGRSLHGIQVIDLRKEPGTFITGVAVEN; translated from the coding sequence ATGATGAGACTTGTACCAATAGAGATTGTCAGGCCTCCGGCTTACCTGGCCAGGTCAATATTTGACCGGGAAGGAAAAATCATACTTAATAAGGGGACTCCGCTGCACGGGCATTACCTGGAACGACTTAAAGAACTGGGGATAACGTCAGTATATGTTGAAGGTGGCAGCGCTTTTATGGAACTGGATGAAATGGCCATAGAAGGGACACGCATAGAAGCGGTTAAGCACATGAAGAAGGCGCTGTTGAAATTCAAATCTGGGGGAAACCCGGAACAAAGGAAACTAAGAGCGAAGGCCGGAGAATTATTTGATGAAATAATATTAAATAGATGTGTTATGGGACACCTTATTCATATCATGTCAATAAAAGACCACACTTTTGGACATTCCATAAATGTTTGTATCCTGTCTGCACTGACGGGGATATCTCTTGGTTATGTGAGGTCAAGGCTGCTGGAACTGGGAACTGCAGCTCTGCTTCATGATGTCGGCAAGGTCCTGGTAGTTGACCGTATTATTGGTAAACAGGAGGTACTGCCTGAAGAGGAGTACAAAATAGTTCAAAAACATGTTGCATACGGATATGAAGTGCTCAGCAGCACTGAAGACATAAGTCAGGCAGTAGCCGAGACTGCTCTTTATCACCATGAACGCTGCAGCGGAAGAGGTTATCCAAAGGGGCTGTCAGGGAATACTATCCCTGAATTTGCCAGGATTGTGGGGATTGCCGATGTTTATGATGCTCTCTGTGAAGACAGGCCGTACCGGTCTCGGTTAACACCGGGTGAAGTGATAAACATCATCAGGAACCTGCAAAAAGAAGAATTTGATCAGGATATAGCCGGTGTATTTGAAAGCAGTATCACTCCATATGCCTTGGGGAGCAGTGTTGTCCTGAATACAGGCTGTAGAGGGGTAGTTACATGCATAGCTGAGAATTACCCGGCCCAACCCCGTGTTCAGTTATTGTATGACGCAAAAGGGAGGTCCTTGCATGGGATACAGGTCATCGACCTCAGGAAAGAGCCCGGTACTTTTATTACGGGTGTGGCGGTGGAAAATTGA
- the gdhA gene encoding NADP-specific glutamate dehydrogenase: protein MLLFISNNFSFKGEEHKVSIESFMQQVIARNPGEKEFHQAVHEVVTSLMPFIEANPKYKDAKVLERIAEPERVIMFRVPWVDDKGEVQINRGFRIQMNSAIGPFKGGLRFHPSVNLGVLKFLAFEQVFKNALTTLPMGGGKGGSDFDPKGKSDNEVMRFCQSFMNELFRYIGADTDVPAGDIGVGGREIGFMFGQYKKLRNEFTGVLTGKGLSWGGSLIRPEATGYGACYFAEEMLKTRGDSFEGKVVAISGSGNVSQYAAQKAMQLGAKVVTMSDSNGTVYDRDGLNEEKLAFILELKNVKRGRIKEYAEKYGCEYYENMRPWNVPCDIALPCATQNELNGEEAKELIKNGCICVSEGANMPSTPEAVDIFLDSKILYGPGKAANAGGVATSGLEMSQNSLRLSWSREEVDQKLNCIMEAIHSQCVEYGKQGDFVNYVNGANIAGFVKVADAMLAHGIV from the coding sequence ATGCTTTTATTTATATCAAATAATTTTTCATTTAAAGGGGAGGAACACAAAGTGAGTATTGAAAGTTTTATGCAACAGGTTATTGCACGCAACCCCGGTGAAAAGGAGTTTCACCAGGCAGTGCACGAAGTCGTTACATCCCTGATGCCTTTTATTGAGGCCAATCCCAAGTATAAGGACGCCAAAGTCCTTGAAAGGATAGCAGAGCCGGAGCGGGTTATTATGTTCCGGGTACCCTGGGTTGACGATAAGGGTGAAGTGCAGATCAACCGCGGTTTCCGTATTCAGATGAACAGCGCTATTGGTCCTTTTAAAGGAGGCCTCCGTTTTCATCCTTCAGTAAACCTTGGCGTCCTGAAATTCCTTGCCTTTGAGCAGGTATTCAAGAACGCCCTGACTACCCTTCCCATGGGTGGCGGTAAAGGCGGGTCCGATTTTGACCCCAAAGGAAAGTCTGATAATGAAGTAATGCGTTTCTGTCAGTCATTTATGAATGAATTGTTCCGTTATATAGGAGCAGATACTGACGTGCCTGCCGGGGACATAGGTGTAGGAGGCCGCGAGATTGGATTTATGTTTGGCCAGTATAAGAAACTCCGCAATGAATTTACCGGAGTCCTCACCGGAAAAGGCCTTAGCTGGGGCGGCAGCCTGATTCGTCCGGAAGCCACCGGATACGGTGCCTGCTACTTTGCCGAGGAAATGCTGAAAACCCGCGGTGACTCCTTTGAGGGTAAAGTGGTAGCTATCTCCGGTTCCGGAAATGTATCCCAGTACGCTGCCCAGAAAGCAATGCAGCTGGGTGCAAAAGTGGTTACCATGTCAGATTCAAATGGGACTGTCTATGACCGGGACGGGCTAAATGAAGAGAAATTAGCTTTTATTCTGGAGCTGAAAAATGTAAAACGCGGCCGTATTAAAGAGTATGCAGAAAAATACGGGTGTGAGTATTATGAAAATATGCGTCCCTGGAATGTGCCTTGTGACATTGCCCTGCCCTGTGCTACTCAAAACGAACTCAATGGCGAAGAAGCTAAAGAACTCATTAAGAATGGATGTATTTGTGTTTCTGAAGGAGCCAATATGCCCAGTACCCCTGAAGCAGTGGATATTTTCCTTGACAGTAAGATTCTTTATGGCCCGGGCAAAGCAGCTAATGCCGGCGGAGTGGCCACCAGCGGTCTGGAAATGTCCCAGAACAGCCTGCGCCTGAGCTGGTCCCGTGAAGAGGTTGATCAAAAGCTCAATTGTATCATGGAAGCTATTCACAGCCAGTGTGTTGAGTATGGTAAGCAGGGCGATTTTGTCAACTACGTTAATGGCGCCAATATTGCCGGATTCGTTAAAGTTGCTGATGCCATGCTCGCTCATGGTATTGTATAA
- a CDS encoding glutamine synthetase family protein, giving the protein MRTFTKDDVLEQAQEYNVKFIRMQFTDIFGIFKNIAITVEELPKAMEGRIRFDSSVIDGMVGNREREICLHPDPASFVIFPWRPREGAVARLICDIVNPDGTAYECCCRNVLKKVVTEAEAMDLRMMVGVETEFFLFQTDDRNKPTVLTHDTAGYCDLSPVDLGENARRDMVLTLEEMGFEIGSSHHEFAPGQHEISLKTDDALSMADKLVTFRFVVRTIARRHGLHASFMPKPDNNLNGSALHIYQTLFQGLENTFYDPRNPGQLSDTARHYVGGLISHAPSFAVLTNPIVNSYKRLIPGDLSPCYVAWSTENRNTIIRVPANRAEETRVELRNPDPACNPYLVLAVLLKSGLAGVKAKVQPSRPVSDNLFALSPAEYRTRDVLTMPQNLEKAVDLLKQDELIIKTIGEELTHKYITAKQMEWQRFQSHVHSWELEEYLPLF; this is encoded by the coding sequence TTGAGAACCTTTACCAAGGATGATGTACTTGAGCAGGCCCAGGAATATAATGTGAAGTTTATCCGGATGCAGTTTACCGACATTTTCGGGATTTTTAAAAACATTGCCATTACTGTAGAAGAACTTCCAAAAGCTATGGAAGGCAGAATCAGGTTTGACAGCTCGGTAATTGACGGCATGGTTGGCAACAGGGAGAGGGAAATCTGCCTGCATCCTGACCCGGCGAGTTTTGTTATATTTCCCTGGAGGCCCAGGGAAGGTGCAGTTGCCCGGCTGATATGTGATATCGTAAATCCTGACGGGACTGCCTATGAATGCTGCTGCCGAAATGTCCTCAAAAAGGTTGTCACAGAGGCAGAAGCAATGGATTTACGGATGATGGTTGGGGTGGAAACGGAATTTTTTCTGTTCCAGACAGATGACAGGAACAAACCCACGGTGTTAACCCACGACACTGCTGGCTATTGTGACCTTTCCCCGGTAGACCTGGGGGAAAATGCCCGCCGTGACATGGTCCTGACACTTGAGGAAATGGGTTTTGAGATAGGTTCATCACACCATGAGTTTGCTCCCGGCCAGCACGAAATATCCTTAAAAACCGATGATGCCCTGTCAATGGCAGACAAGCTGGTTACCTTCAGGTTTGTTGTCAGGACTATTGCCAGGAGGCATGGGCTGCATGCCTCCTTTATGCCCAAGCCGGATAACAATTTAAACGGCTCGGCCCTGCACATCTACCAGACCCTTTTCCAGGGCCTTGAGAACACATTTTATGACCCGCGGAACCCCGGACAGTTGAGTGATACGGCACGCCATTATGTAGGAGGCCTAATAAGTCATGCCCCTTCCTTTGCCGTATTGACCAACCCCATTGTAAATTCCTATAAGAGGCTGATACCGGGTGACCTCAGCCCATGTTATGTAGCCTGGTCAACCGAAAACCGCAACACGATAATCAGGGTTCCCGCCAACAGGGCGGAGGAAACACGAGTAGAACTGAGGAACCCTGATCCGGCATGCAATCCTTATCTGGTTTTGGCAGTGCTGCTTAAGTCTGGGCTGGCAGGGGTAAAAGCTAAGGTTCAGCCCTCCCGGCCGGTAAGTGACAACCTTTTTGCACTATCACCGGCAGAGTACCGGACCAGAGATGTTCTGACCATGCCGCAGAATCTTGAAAAGGCTGTTGACCTCTTAAAACAGGATGAGCTGATTATTAAAACTATAGGGGAAGAATTGACCCATAAGTATATAACGGCAAAACAGATGGAATGGCAGAGGTTCCAAAGTCATGTCCATTCGTGGGAACTGGAGGAATATTTACCATTGTTTTAA
- a CDS encoding ANTAR domain-containing response regulator, protein MYGLRIIIADTDPVFRKYLKEKLLNAGHMVIGEAADGRKALQMTFNTQPDLVILNAQLPERDGLETAKIIEEHKVAPVLLVTEIDRQDEVIQALEHWSLSYILRPVEDTNLFPAIEVCVATFKKICQYEEKTRKLKQSVETRKIVERAKGLLIEFKGMTEQQAFKYIQKLSMDKCIPMHNVAKHLIKALETRTVTDGSDLS, encoded by the coding sequence ATGTATGGGTTAAGGATAATAATCGCAGATACAGATCCTGTATTCCGCAAATATTTAAAAGAAAAACTGCTTAATGCCGGCCATATGGTTATCGGGGAGGCAGCTGACGGCCGGAAGGCACTCCAGATGACTTTTAACACCCAGCCGGACCTGGTTATCCTTAATGCTCAGCTCCCGGAGCGAGATGGGCTGGAGACAGCCAAAATCATTGAGGAACACAAGGTTGCCCCGGTTCTCCTGGTGACCGAAATTGACCGGCAGGATGAGGTGATTCAGGCGCTGGAACACTGGAGCCTCTCCTATATTCTAAGGCCGGTTGAAGATACTAATCTTTTTCCGGCAATCGAAGTATGTGTGGCCACTTTCAAGAAAATCTGTCAGTATGAGGAGAAGACCCGTAAATTAAAACAGTCGGTGGAGACCCGTAAAATCGTGGAAAGGGCAAAAGGCCTGCTGATAGAATTTAAAGGAATGACTGAACAGCAGGCTTTTAAATATATACAAAAATTAAGTATGGATAAATGCATACCGATGCATAATGTGGCTAAACATTTAATCAAGGCACTGGAGACCAGAACGGTAACAGATGGGAGTGACTTATCTTGA
- the alr gene encoding alanine racemase: MTGKVSLRPAWVEVDLSAIAHNMKELRRTVASDARIMAVVKANAYGHGAVPVSKTVLENGADYLGVAILDEARELREAGISAPILILGYTPVEQAEEAVSLGVAQTVYSREGAEAISQAAVKLGKKAKIHIKVDTGMGRLGFPAGESSSVDEIIKAATLPGIAPEGILTHFSVADTADKEYTYRQYAQFCKVISRLRNEGFPEVIKHAANSAAIIDLPGVHLDMVRAGISVYGLYPSPEVQKESVDLKPALSFKARAAHVKTVPADTSISYGRTFVTRDEIRAATIPVGYADGYSRLFSNKAYVLARGVRVPVIGTVCMDQFIIDISEVPEVRAGDVVTLIGREGEQSVTADELADLIGTINYEIVCMISNRVPRVYVG; the protein is encoded by the coding sequence TTGACCGGTAAAGTGAGCCTGAGACCGGCTTGGGTGGAGGTAGACCTCTCCGCCATAGCACATAATATGAAAGAACTGCGCCGGACCGTTGCGTCTGATGCCAGGATAATGGCGGTGGTTAAAGCCAATGCCTACGGCCACGGAGCTGTTCCGGTGAGCAAAACTGTTCTGGAGAATGGCGCTGATTACCTGGGTGTAGCCATTCTTGATGAAGCCCGCGAATTGCGGGAGGCCGGCATCAGCGCTCCGATACTGATACTTGGCTATACCCCCGTTGAACAGGCAGAAGAAGCTGTCAGTCTTGGAGTTGCTCAGACGGTGTACAGCCGGGAAGGTGCGGAAGCCATATCGCAGGCCGCTGTAAAACTGGGGAAAAAGGCCAAAATTCACATCAAAGTGGATACCGGAATGGGCAGGCTGGGTTTTCCTGCCGGCGAGAGTTCTTCTGTTGATGAGATTATAAAGGCAGCTACCCTTCCGGGCATAGCACCGGAAGGGATTTTAACCCATTTTTCAGTGGCAGATACAGCAGACAAGGAATATACATACCGCCAATATGCACAGTTTTGTAAGGTTATTTCCCGGTTAAGAAACGAGGGTTTTCCGGAGGTTATCAAACATGCGGCCAACAGTGCAGCCATAATTGACCTGCCCGGTGTTCACCTGGACATGGTCCGGGCAGGAATCAGTGTTTACGGACTATATCCTTCACCAGAGGTGCAAAAAGAGAGTGTTGATCTTAAACCGGCGCTGAGCTTTAAGGCAAGAGCAGCCCATGTGAAAACAGTTCCGGCAGATACCAGTATCAGTTATGGCCGTACCTTTGTTACCAGGGATGAGATCAGGGCAGCTACTATACCGGTCGGTTATGCCGACGGGTACAGCAGGCTTTTCTCTAATAAGGCCTATGTTCTCGCTCGTGGTGTCAGGGTGCCTGTAATAGGTACAGTCTGTATGGACCAGTTTATTATTGATATCAGTGAAGTACCGGAAGTCCGGGCCGGAGATGTGGTTACCCTGATAGGCCGGGAAGGGGAGCAGAGTGTAACTGCAGATGAACTGGCTGATTTAATCGGCACCATTAATTATGAAATTGTCTGTATGATAAGTAACCGGGTACCACGGGTATATGTGGGATAA
- a CDS encoding CBS domain-containing protein has product MIAKEIMTADVITVSPDDTVEDVVKLLVNNKISGVPVVNAEAEVIGVVTEGDLLARRQELRVPSYIQILGGVIYLDDPEEFKDTLRKAIAVKVEGMMTEDPITVDEDTAVEEIATIMADNGINRVPVTRDGKLVGIISRADIIRSLSVKDPSQ; this is encoded by the coding sequence ATGATAGCAAAGGAAATTATGACTGCTGATGTCATCACGGTTTCTCCTGATGATACGGTAGAGGATGTTGTCAAGCTGCTGGTAAACAATAAAATAAGCGGGGTTCCGGTAGTGAATGCAGAGGCGGAGGTAATTGGGGTTGTCACTGAAGGTGACCTGCTGGCGCGTAGACAGGAGCTTCGTGTCCCATCCTATATCCAGATTCTTGGTGGAGTCATCTACCTGGACGATCCGGAAGAATTTAAGGATACTCTGAGGAAAGCAATTGCTGTAAAGGTTGAGGGAATGATGACAGAAGACCCGATTACAGTGGATGAGGATACGGCGGTGGAGGAGATTGCCACTATCATGGCCGATAATGGAATTAACAGGGTCCCGGTGACAAGAGATGGTAAACTGGTGGGTATTATCAGCAGGGCAGATATCATTAGGTCACTGTCTGTCAAAGACCCTTCACAGTAA
- a CDS encoding NAD(P)H-hydrate dehydratase, giving the protein MYLLTAQEMQNLDRTAINELGIPGVVLMENAGLQVVKEIKEMIGEPRGKVITIFAGKGNNGGDGFVVARHLLNAGAEVKVLMFADIKDITGDAKVNLNILQSMECNPYPVINPNSLNIVKLSMVYTDLVVDAIFGTGFSGAVPEHVGKIIEIINSSGKPVIAVDIPSGLEANTGQTHGPCIRASRTVTFAQAKIGLVIQEGPDYTGKLTTADISIPSFLLKNQAVRRFMTTPEIVRKLMPQRAADGHKGSYGKILLVAGSQGLSGAAALASMAALKAGAGLVTLAVPAGIHSLMEVKLTEVMTKPLPETGEMTVSRDASGAVLEMLEAADVLALGPGISANESTVEFVREIVPQLEKPVIIDADGLNALAGSSGILETCQAVPVLTPHPGEMARLLGIKTDQVQNNRVEAAQEAAVRWNAVIVLKGFRTIIADPEGTVYVNPTGNPGMASGGTGDILTGVIAGLIGQGLTPLEAAVAGVYFHGLAGDLAAREKGMVSLVAGDVLDYLPQAIRVTICEEV; this is encoded by the coding sequence ATGTATCTGTTAACAGCACAAGAGATGCAAAATCTCGACCGGACTGCCATTAACGAGTTGGGTATTCCGGGAGTTGTCCTGATGGAAAACGCGGGACTTCAAGTGGTTAAAGAGATTAAGGAAATGATAGGAGAACCCCGGGGTAAGGTCATAACTATTTTTGCCGGGAAGGGCAATAATGGCGGGGATGGGTTTGTTGTGGCCAGACACCTGCTGAATGCCGGGGCCGAAGTGAAGGTTCTGATGTTTGCGGATATTAAGGATATCACCGGTGATGCTAAAGTTAATCTGAACATTCTGCAGTCAATGGAATGTAACCCCTATCCGGTTATTAATCCGAACAGCCTGAATATAGTCAAGCTTTCAATGGTTTATACTGACTTGGTGGTAGATGCCATCTTTGGTACCGGCTTTAGCGGAGCGGTGCCAGAACATGTGGGGAAAATCATCGAAATAATAAATTCTTCGGGTAAACCGGTAATAGCTGTAGATATTCCATCAGGGCTGGAGGCCAATACCGGTCAGACGCACGGCCCCTGTATCAGGGCTTCCCGGACAGTTACCTTTGCCCAGGCAAAAATAGGACTGGTTATTCAGGAGGGGCCGGATTATACCGGAAAACTGACGACTGCTGATATTTCAATTCCGTCTTTTCTCTTGAAAAACCAAGCTGTCAGGAGGTTTATGACTACTCCCGAAATAGTCCGAAAGCTGATGCCCCAAAGGGCTGCCGATGGACATAAGGGAAGTTATGGAAAAATACTTCTGGTGGCTGGCTCCCAGGGCTTGTCCGGGGCTGCCGCTTTGGCGAGCATGGCTGCCCTTAAGGCTGGAGCAGGGTTGGTGACCTTGGCGGTTCCAGCGGGAATACACAGCCTGATGGAAGTTAAGTTGACTGAGGTGATGACCAAACCCCTTCCGGAAACAGGGGAAATGACTGTTAGCAGGGATGCGTCCGGAGCTGTGCTTGAAATGCTGGAGGCCGCGGATGTTCTGGCGCTTGGACCCGGGATATCGGCAAATGAGAGTACGGTTGAATTTGTGCGGGAGATTGTCCCCCAGTTGGAGAAACCGGTTATTATTGATGCTGACGGGCTGAATGCACTTGCCGGCAGTTCGGGCATCCTGGAGACATGTCAGGCAGTACCGGTGCTTACTCCACATCCTGGGGAAATGGCCAGACTGCTGGGGATAAAAACAGATCAAGTTCAGAACAATAGGGTTGAGGCCGCCCAGGAGGCTGCGGTCAGATGGAACGCCGTGATAGTACTGAAGGGTTTTCGCACAATCATTGCCGACCCGGAGGGCACAGTTTATGTTAACCCTACAGGGAATCCGGGAATGGCTTCCGGAGGAACAGGTGATATCCTTACCGGAGTTATTGCCGGACTTATCGGACAGGGATTGACTCCCCTTGAAGCTGCAGTTGCCGGAGTCTATTTCCACGGGCTTGCCGGAGACCTGGCAGCCAGGGAAAAAGGTATGGTTTCCCTGGTGGCGGGAGATGTGCTGGATTACCTGCCCCAGGCAATCAGGGTCACTATTTGCGAGGAGGTTTAA
- the acpS gene encoding holo-ACP synthase, whose product MISGTGVDIIEVSRIQKAFRNSDRFGPRVFTAVEQEYCMRKKHPWPSLAARFAAKEAVAKAIGTGIGRVSWTDIEIVINGGGRPEARLSGAALETARGLGISGFQISLSHCKEYAVAFVVAHGQPLNTGGRVIEADYQ is encoded by the coding sequence GTGATTAGCGGAACCGGTGTTGATATTATTGAGGTTTCCCGAATTCAGAAGGCCTTCAGGAATTCTGATAGATTTGGTCCCAGAGTTTTTACAGCAGTTGAACAAGAGTATTGTATGCGTAAAAAACACCCATGGCCATCACTGGCTGCCCGCTTTGCTGCCAAAGAAGCTGTCGCTAAGGCGATAGGCACTGGGATTGGCCGGGTTAGCTGGACCGATATTGAGATTGTTATCAACGGTGGAGGCAGACCTGAAGCCAGATTGAGCGGCGCTGCTCTGGAGACTGCCAGGGGGTTGGGGATCAGCGGTTTCCAAATATCCCTCAGTCATTGTAAGGAATATGCTGTGGCCTTTGTGGTCGCTCATGGACAGCCTTTGAACACCGGAGGCCGGGTCATTGAAGCCGATTATCAGTGA
- a CDS encoding chemotaxis protein CheW, with translation MSDHFATGSELQFVVFRLGNEEYGVPITQVKEINRLTTTTKVPRSPVFIEGIINLRGQIIPIIDMKKRFDLPLTEYTGDARIIVVQVANHTFGVEVDSVSEVLRINTSDIEPAPHIVCGIDSLYITGVAKVGERLLILLDLDKILSDEEKKMLQEFGSDSA, from the coding sequence TTGTCAGACCACTTTGCAACTGGATCGGAACTGCAGTTTGTTGTGTTTAGACTGGGAAATGAGGAATACGGTGTTCCCATTACCCAAGTGAAGGAAATCAATAGGTTAACAACTACGACTAAGGTGCCTAGGTCACCGGTATTTATTGAAGGGATTATTAATCTCAGGGGACAGATTATACCTATTATAGATATGAAAAAGAGGTTTGACCTGCCCTTGACGGAGTATACCGGAGATGCACGCATTATCGTAGTCCAGGTAGCAAACCATACTTTTGGTGTTGAGGTTGATTCAGTGTCTGAGGTTCTCAGGATAAATACCTCTGATATAGAACCCGCTCCCCATATAGTATGCGGCATTGACTCTCTGTACATCACAGGTGTTGCTAAGGTCGGTGAAAGACTTCTGATTCTTCTTGATCTAGACAAAATCTTAAGTGATGAAGAGAAGAAAATGCTTCAAGAGTTTGGGAGCGATTCTGCCTGA
- a CDS encoding LytR/AlgR family response regulator transcription factor produces MKLKALIVDDEYPARKELRFLLNKFDNIEVVGEATNAQEALTLIKALDYSILFLDIEMPGMNGLEVGAKVQEMPSPPHVVFVTAYDEYAVRAFEVNAVDYILKPFDEKRLTQTINKIVKINQQQAVHNTDDSAEEQPVFSQEGAAKAGQKPQHIKIDRIPAEKQGKTILVNESDIIYAFTEQDYVYIKTFSDKLFTRFTLKELESRLNPSIFFRTHRCYLANLHKVKEIIPFFNGTYTLIVEDNEKSEVPVSRAQAKKLRKILGM; encoded by the coding sequence ATGAAGCTTAAGGCATTGATTGTTGATGATGAGTATCCGGCCAGGAAGGAGCTGAGATTTCTCCTCAATAAATTCGATAACATTGAAGTTGTGGGTGAGGCTACGAATGCTCAAGAGGCCCTTACTCTGATAAAGGCCCTGGACTATTCCATTCTGTTTCTTGATATCGAAATGCCCGGGATGAACGGCCTTGAAGTAGGGGCAAAGGTTCAGGAAATGCCCAGCCCGCCACATGTTGTTTTTGTAACTGCATATGACGAATATGCTGTCAGAGCATTTGAAGTCAATGCCGTTGATTATATACTCAAACCGTTTGATGAAAAAAGACTGACCCAGACGATTAACAAGATAGTCAAGATTAACCAACAGCAGGCAGTCCACAACACGGACGATTCTGCGGAGGAGCAGCCGGTTTTCTCCCAGGAAGGAGCGGCCAAAGCCGGTCAGAAGCCGCAGCATATCAAGATTGACCGTATCCCTGCCGAAAAACAGGGTAAAACTATTCTTGTCAATGAGTCAGATATCATATATGCGTTTACGGAACAGGACTATGTTTATATTAAGACATTCAGTGATAAACTGTTTACCAGATTTACCCTGAAAGAGCTTGAAAGCCGGCTCAATCCTTCGATTTTTTTCAGGACACATCGTTGCTATCTGGCAAACCTTCATAAAGTAAAGGAAATTATTCCGTTTTTTAATGGAACCTATACATTAATAGTAGAAGATAATGAAAAGAGTGAAGTGCCTGTCAGCCGTGCTCAGGCGAAAAAACTGAGGAAAATACTGGGCATGTAA
- a CDS encoding histidine kinase, with protein MHLLRVAAIAFGLTVVQFGTVFMAADVTTHPWVIVVVFFLINALGSYLLLDYMKPHKYVTVRMDEGDEHLDSTLLIANETLPFLRQGLNEETAQKAAEIILKISDVAAVAITDRERVLAYVGAGCERHQPGRLILTEATKQVIQNGELKIVDNKEKLKCPVKDCDCPLEAAVIAPLKCRGQIEGCVKLYQTKEGQMPPHVVKLAVGIAQLLGVQMELAELDRQTQLVTKAELQALHAQINPHFLFNTLNTIIMFSRTNPETARRLLIRLAAFFRQTLKKHGHFNTLREELEYINTYLVLEKARFREKLRILRDIDPELMKYQIPVLTLQPLVENAVKHGITPKVGPGAVQITIKKDLGELHVLVKDDGVGIPRDRIGLVLQQGVGSGNGVGLSNVNERLKSLFGEEYALRITSDVGEGTTIQVRVPLILDAQEDERGQVNEA; from the coding sequence ATGCATTTATTGCGCGTGGCGGCAATCGCCTTTGGACTGACAGTTGTCCAATTTGGGACTGTCTTTATGGCTGCTGATGTGACTACACACCCCTGGGTTATTGTCGTGGTGTTTTTTTTGATTAATGCCCTGGGTTCTTATCTTCTTCTCGATTACATGAAACCGCACAAATATGTTACCGTCCGGATGGATGAGGGTGACGAACACCTGGATTCCACACTGCTGATAGCAAATGAGACCCTCCCGTTTTTGAGACAGGGATTAAATGAGGAAACGGCACAGAAAGCCGCTGAGATTATTCTTAAAATAAGTGATGTTGCTGCTGTAGCCATAACGGACCGGGAAAGGGTGCTAGCTTACGTTGGGGCAGGCTGCGAACGTCATCAGCCCGGTCGTTTAATCCTGACGGAAGCTACCAAACAGGTTATTCAAAACGGAGAACTGAAAATAGTTGACAACAAAGAAAAACTGAAATGCCCGGTTAAGGACTGTGACTGCCCTCTGGAGGCAGCGGTTATTGCACCTCTGAAATGCAGGGGACAGATAGAGGGTTGTGTAAAGCTTTATCAGACGAAGGAAGGCCAGATGCCGCCACATGTAGTCAAGCTGGCAGTTGGGATTGCCCAATTGCTTGGCGTACAGATGGAACTGGCAGAACTCGACAGGCAGACTCAACTGGTGACAAAAGCAGAGTTACAGGCTCTTCATGCCCAGATCAACCCGCATTTCCTATTTAATACCCTGAATACAATTATTATGTTCAGCCGTACTAATCCTGAGACAGCCCGCAGACTGCTGATACGACTGGCAGCCTTTTTCCGCCAGACGCTGAAAAAACACGGGCATTTCAATACCCTGAGGGAAGAGCTGGAGTATATTAACACATATCTGGTGCTGGAAAAGGCCAGGTTCAGGGAAAAACTCAGGATATTAAGGGATATTGACCCGGAATTGATGAAATATCAGATACCTGTACTGACTCTGCAGCCTTTGGTAGAAAATGCCGTTAAGCACGGCATTACACCTAAGGTGGGACCGGGTGCGGTACAGATTACCATAAAGAAGGACTTAGGGGAACTGCACGTTCTGGTCAAGGATGACGGGGTTGGTATTCCCCGTGACAGAATAGGTCTGGTGCTCCAACAGGGGGTGGGTTCTGGAAACGGGGTAGGTCTTAGCAATGTTAATGAAAGGCTGAAGAGTTTATTTGGGGAGGAATATGCGTTAAGAATTACGAGCGATGTTGGAGAGGGGACAACTATCCAGGTCAGGGTTCCATTGATCCTGGACGCTCAAGAAGATGAGAGGGGGCAGGTTAATGAAGCTTAA